Proteins found in one Geomonas subterranea genomic segment:
- a CDS encoding response regulator: MFVTFLSAPVWGTGQTGTGVQLTAEERQWLQRHPVIKLAPDPDFKPIEFFDEKGQYQGAAADMIRLLEQKLGVTITAVHLKNWDEVLEKFKAHEVDLLGAMVRTPNREKFALFTDTLVTVPGGIFARGGSRTNLTLADLKGKKVAVVSNYASHDILSTRFPEIRLEVVPDVSTALAKTSLGMVDYYVENMANATFYAQEAGITNLQLVGKTDFEYRWGMGVRKDWPVLQGILNKGLASIDREERSRALQKWIFVDDMRWRPTRTFITGSVAVLLALLLVAAAYANYALKKVVRSRTASLKEELKEREKAQQALKALSVQLEDRVRERTADLQREVAERTRSEREVAASEQRFRELFQNVADPIYIADATGRILDANDQACHELGLTREELVAKSIDELDAINCDGGKVASQIESFPPSSSVTFETVHRRGDGTTFPAEVKVRRIDFEGHPAVIGVARNISERKKAEEERIRLEQQLLHAQKLESLGVLAGGIAHDFNNILTSIIGNAELAQLRLAPESPVLDNLRRIETSALRAADLARQMLAYSGKGKFVIESIDLNRLLQEMGHMLQVALSKKAVLRYNFAERLPAIEVDATQIRQIVMNLVINASEAIGDQDGVITVSTGCLDCREEYLKDAWLVDPIAEGSYVALEVSDTGCGMDKETLARIFDPFFTTKFTGRGLGMAAVLGIIRSHKGAIKVYSEPGQGTSFKVLLPAADGAAADGSSESKGNLWRGKGVVLLVDDEETIRSTGSDLLRELGFEVITATDGREALEVYRNHPDIDLVLLDLTMPHMDGEQCFRELRQTDPAVRVIMSSGFSEHEVSRKFVGKGLAGLIQKPYTLSSLREVIRAAAPGGTTA; the protein is encoded by the coding sequence GTGTTCGTGACATTCCTGTCGGCGCCTGTTTGGGGCACCGGCCAGACCGGCACCGGCGTCCAACTCACTGCCGAGGAGCGGCAATGGCTCCAGCGGCATCCCGTCATCAAACTCGCCCCCGACCCGGATTTCAAGCCCATCGAATTCTTCGACGAGAAAGGGCAGTACCAGGGCGCTGCAGCCGACATGATCCGGCTACTCGAGCAAAAACTCGGCGTCACCATCACGGCCGTCCATCTGAAGAACTGGGACGAGGTGCTTGAGAAGTTCAAGGCGCACGAGGTGGACCTCCTCGGGGCCATGGTGCGCACGCCGAACCGGGAGAAGTTCGCGCTCTTCACCGACACCCTGGTCACCGTCCCGGGCGGCATCTTCGCGCGCGGCGGGTCCCGGACCAACCTTACCCTGGCGGATCTCAAGGGGAAAAAGGTGGCCGTCGTTTCCAACTACGCCTCCCACGACATCCTCAGTACCAGGTTCCCGGAGATCAGGCTGGAAGTGGTACCCGACGTATCCACTGCACTTGCCAAGACCTCGCTCGGCATGGTGGACTACTATGTCGAGAACATGGCCAACGCCACCTTCTACGCGCAGGAGGCGGGGATAACCAACCTGCAACTGGTGGGGAAGACCGACTTCGAGTACCGGTGGGGAATGGGGGTGCGCAAGGACTGGCCGGTGCTGCAGGGGATTCTGAACAAAGGGCTTGCCTCCATCGACCGGGAAGAACGCAGCCGCGCCCTGCAGAAATGGATCTTCGTCGACGACATGCGCTGGCGCCCGACCAGGACCTTCATCACCGGCAGCGTCGCGGTACTGCTCGCCCTCCTCCTGGTTGCGGCGGCCTACGCGAATTACGCCCTGAAGAAGGTCGTGCGCAGCCGCACCGCGTCGCTCAAGGAGGAGCTAAAGGAGCGGGAAAAGGCGCAGCAGGCCCTGAAGGCCCTGTCGGTGCAGCTCGAGGATCGCGTCCGGGAGCGCACCGCCGACCTCCAGCGGGAAGTCGCGGAACGGACCAGGTCCGAGCGGGAGGTCGCGGCCAGCGAGCAGCGTTTCCGGGAACTGTTCCAGAACGTGGCCGATCCCATCTACATCGCCGACGCCACGGGGAGGATCCTTGACGCCAACGACCAGGCCTGCCACGAGCTCGGCCTCACCAGGGAGGAGCTGGTGGCCAAAAGCATCGACGAGCTCGACGCCATCAACTGCGATGGCGGCAAGGTCGCCAGCCAGATCGAGAGTTTCCCCCCCTCCTCCTCGGTCACCTTCGAAACCGTGCACCGCCGCGGGGACGGGACCACGTTCCCGGCTGAGGTGAAGGTGCGGCGCATCGATTTCGAGGGGCACCCCGCCGTCATCGGCGTGGCCAGGAACATCTCCGAGCGCAAGAAGGCCGAGGAGGAGCGCATCCGGCTGGAACAGCAGCTGCTGCACGCCCAGAAGCTGGAGAGCCTTGGGGTTTTAGCCGGCGGCATCGCCCACGATTTCAACAACATCCTCACCTCCATCATAGGAAACGCGGAGCTTGCCCAACTCCGGCTCGCCCCGGAATCTCCGGTGCTCGACAACCTGCGGCGCATCGAGACGTCCGCCCTGCGCGCCGCGGACCTGGCCCGGCAGATGCTCGCCTATTCGGGGAAGGGGAAGTTCGTCATCGAGTCCATCGACCTGAACCGGCTGCTCCAGGAAATGGGGCACATGCTTCAGGTGGCCCTCTCCAAGAAGGCCGTGCTGCGGTACAACTTTGCCGAGCGGCTCCCGGCGATCGAGGTGGATGCGACCCAGATCAGGCAGATCGTCATGAACCTGGTCATCAACGCGTCCGAGGCCATCGGCGACCAGGATGGCGTCATTACCGTCTCGACCGGTTGTCTCGACTGCAGGGAGGAGTACCTGAAGGACGCCTGGCTGGTAGATCCCATCGCCGAGGGCTCCTACGTCGCGCTCGAGGTCAGCGATACCGGTTGCGGGATGGACAAGGAAACCCTGGCCAGGATCTTCGATCCCTTTTTCACCACCAAATTCACCGGCCGCGGCCTCGGGATGGCGGCGGTGCTCGGCATCATCCGCAGCCACAAGGGAGCGATCAAGGTTTACAGCGAACCGGGGCAGGGAACCAGTTTCAAGGTGCTGCTGCCGGCAGCGGATGGGGCGGCCGCGGACGGCTCCTCCGAGTCGAAAGGCAACCTCTGGCGCGGCAAGGGGGTCGTGCTCCTGGTCGACGACGAGGAGACCATCCGGAGCACCGGCAGCGACCTGCTGCGCGAGCTCGGCTTCGAGGTCATCACCGCGACGGACGGCCGCGAAGCGCTCGAGGTCTACCGTAACCACCCGGACATCGACCTGGTGCTGCTGGATCTCACCATGCCTCACATGGACGGTGAGCAGTGTTTCCGGGAGCTCCGACAGACCGATCCGGCGGTCCGGGTCATCATGTCCAGCGGCTTCAGCGAACACGAGGTGTCGCGGAAATTCGTGGGGAAGGGACTCGCCGGTCTGATCCAAAAACCTTACACTCTCTCCTCGCTGCGCGAGGTCATCAGGGCCGCCGCCCCTGGAGGTACCACGGCGTAA
- a CDS encoding CHASE domain-containing protein produces the protein MPTDKIQPKEGAVLPLPGVSSWGKVVNLLPYLVLTLSLSMTLFFWHQYDRSLALRFQTAFHDKSIEIMDRFLNRMLDDEQILRGAAGLFNASDSVTRDEWHRYALSLSLDKNYPGLQGLGYAEVVLPKDRERHIRRMRAEGFTDYRIWPGGERSDYTAIVYLEPFDWRNQRALGYDMFSESNRHNAMAKARDTGDAALTNPVFLVQETEKDRQKGVLMYLPVYDRTKAIATAEQRRDALTGYTYSPIRMRDFMSATFPKAPLDIGFRIYTENRASDSALLFDSVADWKVSLPRNYVPEFKTSRTVKRFGRDWLFTFQPLPTFAREQGKNQSRSYLAGGLVVSSLLTVIAFMLRHAHSSAVRATQALRESQERYRKISEDSPAYICTYLPDGTLTYVNPALAKEARMSQAELAGRNLLDFVIPEYRPALQDSLAGLAPGQPPQTGELAFFAPGGGVIWHQWTNRGIFDAQGRLVEVQAVGQDITERKKAEEERARYEQQLLHAQKMESLGVLAGGIAHDFNNILMAIIGNVDLSLMKLPRIPPSPTTSKI, from the coding sequence ATGCCGACAGACAAAATCCAGCCAAAGGAAGGTGCCGTTTTGCCGCTTCCCGGAGTTTCCTCCTGGGGGAAAGTGGTGAACCTGCTTCCATACCTGGTCCTGACCCTGTCCCTGTCGATGACCCTCTTCTTCTGGCACCAATACGACCGCAGCCTCGCCCTCCGCTTCCAGACCGCCTTCCACGACAAGAGCATCGAAATCATGGACCGGTTCCTGAACCGGATGCTCGACGACGAGCAGATCCTGCGCGGGGCCGCTGGTCTCTTCAACGCAAGCGACAGCGTCACCCGTGACGAATGGCACCGCTACGCCTTGTCGCTCTCCCTGGACAAAAACTACCCTGGCCTGCAGGGGCTTGGCTACGCCGAGGTCGTGCTTCCCAAGGACAGGGAGCGTCATATCCGGCGTATGCGGGCGGAAGGGTTCACCGACTACCGCATCTGGCCCGGGGGAGAGCGGAGCGACTACACGGCCATCGTCTATCTCGAACCGTTCGACTGGCGCAACCAGCGGGCCCTCGGCTACGACATGTTCTCCGAGTCCAACCGTCACAACGCCATGGCGAAGGCGCGCGACACCGGGGATGCAGCACTCACCAATCCCGTGTTCCTGGTGCAGGAAACGGAAAAAGACCGCCAGAAAGGGGTGCTGATGTACCTCCCGGTCTATGACCGGACCAAGGCCATCGCCACCGCGGAACAGCGCAGGGACGCGCTCACGGGGTACACCTACAGCCCCATCCGGATGAGGGACTTCATGTCGGCGACCTTTCCCAAGGCGCCGCTCGACATCGGCTTCCGGATCTACACCGAAAACCGCGCCTCAGACTCGGCCCTTCTCTTCGACAGCGTCGCGGACTGGAAGGTGAGCCTCCCCCGGAATTACGTCCCCGAATTCAAGACCAGCCGCACCGTGAAAAGGTTCGGTCGCGACTGGCTCTTCACCTTCCAGCCGCTCCCCACCTTCGCGCGTGAGCAGGGGAAAAACCAGTCCCGCAGCTACCTCGCGGGAGGTCTCGTCGTCAGCTCGCTTTTGACCGTGATCGCCTTCATGCTGCGCCACGCCCACAGCAGCGCCGTGAGGGCCACGCAGGCGCTCAGGGAAAGCCAGGAGCGCTACCGCAAGATCTCCGAGGACAGTCCCGCCTACATCTGCACCTATCTTCCCGACGGCACGCTCACTTACGTCAATCCGGCGCTGGCGAAGGAGGCCCGCATGAGCCAGGCGGAACTGGCCGGCAGGAACCTCCTCGATTTCGTGATCCCCGAGTACCGCCCGGCGCTCCAGGACTCCCTGGCCGGGCTCGCCCCCGGCCAGCCACCCCAGACCGGTGAACTCGCCTTCTTCGCCCCCGGCGGCGGCGTCATCTGGCATCAATGGACCAACAGGGGGATCTTCGACGCGCAGGGAAGGCTCGTGGAGGTGCAGGCCGTCGGCCAGGACATCACCGAGCGCAAGAAGGCCGAAGAGGAGCGGGCCCGCTACGAACAGCAGTTGCTGCACGCCCAGAAGATGGAGAGCCTCGGCGTCCTCGCCGGCGGTATCGCCCACGATTTCAACAACATCCTCATGGCGATCATCGGCAACGTCGACCTGTCGCTGATGAAGCTCCCCAGGATTCCCCCGTCGCCGACAACCTCAAAAATATAG
- a CDS encoding hybrid sensor histidine kinase/response regulator, whose amino-acid sequence MLAYSGKGRFLVEKADLNQLIEELRHVLETSAPNAQLKLELSRPLPAVEADVNQMRQILMNLVVNAAEAIGEQKGAITIRTGSVRLDQEALGNVILGGDMAEGNYVFLEVVDTGGGMEEEVLNKIFDPFFTTKFTGRGLGLAAVHGITRGHKGGIRIYSEPGQGTTFKVFLPAADAATAPVEAEPVQDDWRGEGKILLVDDEETVRNIGTRMLRELGYTPLVASGGEEALTLYRENPDVRTILLDLTMPGMDGEECFRRLQLLDPEVRVIMSSGFSEQDVVSKFDGKGLTGFIQKPYTLKGLKDLMRKTS is encoded by the coding sequence ATGCTGGCCTACTCCGGGAAGGGAAGATTTCTGGTCGAGAAGGCGGATCTGAACCAGTTGATCGAAGAGCTGCGGCACGTACTGGAGACCTCCGCCCCCAACGCACAACTGAAACTGGAACTCTCCCGTCCTCTTCCAGCGGTGGAAGCGGATGTGAACCAGATGCGCCAGATACTGATGAACCTGGTCGTGAATGCCGCCGAGGCCATAGGGGAACAAAAAGGGGCGATCACCATCCGCACCGGATCCGTCAGGCTCGACCAGGAAGCTCTCGGCAACGTGATTCTGGGGGGGGACATGGCGGAAGGGAACTACGTGTTCCTGGAAGTGGTGGACACCGGGGGCGGCATGGAAGAAGAGGTGCTGAACAAGATCTTCGATCCCTTCTTCACCACCAAGTTCACCGGCCGGGGTCTCGGGCTGGCTGCGGTGCACGGCATCACCCGGGGGCACAAGGGGGGGATCAGGATCTACAGCGAGCCGGGGCAAGGCACGACCTTCAAGGTGTTTTTGCCGGCGGCCGACGCCGCCACCGCGCCCGTCGAGGCGGAACCGGTTCAGGATGACTGGCGGGGAGAAGGGAAGATACTGCTCGTCGATGACGAAGAGACCGTGCGCAACATCGGCACCCGGATGCTCAGGGAACTGGGGTACACCCCGCTGGTGGCCTCGGGCGGCGAAGAAGCATTGACCCTTTACCGGGAAAACCCGGACGTGAGGACCATCCTCCTGGACCTCACCATGCCCGGGATGGATGGGGAGGAGTGCTTCCGTCGGTTGCAACTCCTCGACCCGGAGGTGCGGGTGATCATGTCCAGCGGCTTCAGTGAGCAGGACGTGGTGAGCAAGTTCGACGGCAAGGGGTTGACCGGCTTCATCCAGAAACCGTACACCCTGAAAGGGTTAAAGGACCTGATGCGGAAAACCTCGTAG
- a CDS encoding YkgJ family cysteine cluster protein: protein MTEGSETLKQLLDQAKQQQMFLEMFVRSWGDDYRLGGGTIHCGKGCSNCCRLAVHTGFAEALAIARQMGAEQAREVEAYALKLREMVQGVAELPHYLRLHRDNMGFCPLLNDDGACGVYPVRPLTCRSLISTRESAWCGADFSKIAPADRDAFLAGLDRKVVSFPSHYVAALQESGKELEEAGAQLMRSLLGFALYGNLGVLVHLCHNHDLAGAALQGRDGAVSAIREAGFDHPLLVNVS, encoded by the coding sequence ATGACTGAAGGAAGCGAGACTTTGAAGCAACTGCTCGACCAGGCGAAGCAACAACAAATGTTCCTGGAGATGTTCGTCCGCTCCTGGGGCGATGACTACCGCTTAGGTGGCGGAACCATTCACTGCGGCAAGGGATGCAGCAACTGCTGCAGGCTCGCGGTGCACACCGGGTTCGCCGAGGCTCTGGCCATCGCCCGGCAGATGGGGGCGGAACAGGCGCGGGAGGTGGAGGCCTACGCTCTGAAGTTGCGGGAGATGGTGCAGGGGGTAGCGGAGCTGCCGCACTACCTGCGCCTGCACCGGGATAACATGGGGTTTTGTCCTCTTCTGAACGACGACGGGGCCTGCGGCGTTTATCCCGTCCGCCCGCTGACCTGCCGTTCGCTCATCTCAACCCGTGAAAGTGCGTGGTGCGGTGCCGATTTCTCCAAGATCGCTCCGGCGGACCGGGACGCCTTTCTGGCCGGCCTCGACCGGAAGGTCGTTTCGTTCCCGAGCCACTACGTCGCCGCGCTGCAGGAAAGCGGGAAGGAGTTGGAGGAGGCGGGGGCGCAGCTGATGCGGAGCTTGTTGGGGTTCGCCCTTTACGGGAACCTCGGGGTGCTGGTTCACCTGTGCCACAATCACGATCTGGCCGGGGCCGCTCTGCAGGGACGCGACGGCGCGGTTTCGGCGATCCGGGAGGCGGGGTTCGATCATCCGCTGCTGGTGAACGTTTCGTAG
- a CDS encoding flavodoxin family protein yields the protein MSKNILVLTGSPRKGGNTDKLAEAFTCGAEQAGHTVVRFRTADKNIKGCIDCKTCFSKGTACSIPDDFAELAPLLEQADVLVLATPLYWFSFPAQLKPAIDKIYSFFVGNRPLKIKECLLLVSGGDKELRKFDGIVKSYQLIAEFLGWQDSGTLIVPGLHDKDDVLKTDGLKQAEALGRGIA from the coding sequence ATGTCGAAGAACATTCTCGTGTTGACCGGGAGCCCCAGGAAAGGGGGCAACACCGACAAACTGGCCGAAGCCTTTACCTGCGGGGCGGAGCAGGCGGGTCATACCGTGGTGAGGTTCAGGACGGCGGACAAAAACATCAAGGGGTGCATAGACTGCAAGACCTGCTTCAGCAAGGGCACGGCCTGTTCCATCCCGGACGATTTCGCCGAACTGGCTCCGCTTCTGGAGCAGGCCGATGTCCTGGTACTGGCCACCCCGCTTTACTGGTTCTCGTTCCCGGCGCAGTTGAAGCCGGCCATCGACAAGATCTACTCCTTCTTCGTCGGCAACAGGCCGCTGAAGATCAAGGAGTGCCTGCTGCTGGTGAGCGGCGGGGACAAGGAGCTACGGAAGTTCGACGGGATCGTGAAGTCGTACCAGCTGATCGCGGAGTTCCTGGGATGGCAGGACAGTGGCACGCTCATCGTGCCGGGACTGCATGACAAGGATGATGTGTTGAAGACGGACGGGCTGAAACAGGCTGAGGCATTGGGCAGGGGGATTGCCTGA
- the dmpI gene encoding 4-oxalocrotonate tautomerase DmpI, with protein sequence MPVIVFEGGTMETEMKRTLIRRLTETAAEVTAIPAAAFVTVIHEQPYQNLGLGGETVADIKARQ encoded by the coding sequence ATGCCAGTTATCGTATTTGAAGGTGGCACCATGGAAACGGAAATGAAAAGGACGCTGATCCGGCGGCTGACGGAAACGGCTGCCGAGGTCACCGCGATTCCCGCAGCGGCTTTCGTAACGGTTATTCACGAGCAGCCCTACCAGAACCTCGGTCTTGGCGGTGAAACCGTCGCCGACATCAAAGCGCGTCAGTAG
- a CDS encoding TetR/AcrR family transcriptional regulator, translated as MAATLDLIWEQSYSSVGVDAICERAVVKKGSFYHFFKSKAELAAEALQSHWEEYKSEMDAIFSPTVPPLKRLTTYFDKVYRHQLQTKEEKGCVCGCPYFEIGTEAANLDAAIAQKAGSVLQNYFRYFESAVLEAHAQGQICVSNPSAAARWLFNYFEGTLANSRIHNDPELLHDLSAGALQLLGAK; from the coding sequence TTGGCGGCGACGCTGGACCTGATCTGGGAACAGAGCTACAGCTCGGTCGGCGTCGATGCCATCTGCGAACGGGCCGTGGTGAAGAAGGGGAGCTTCTACCACTTCTTCAAGTCCAAGGCCGAACTGGCGGCGGAGGCGCTCCAGTCCCACTGGGAAGAGTACAAGTCGGAGATGGACGCCATCTTCTCCCCGACTGTCCCGCCGCTCAAGCGGCTCACCACCTACTTCGACAAGGTCTACCGGCACCAGCTTCAGACCAAAGAGGAAAAGGGATGTGTCTGCGGCTGCCCCTATTTCGAGATCGGTACCGAAGCGGCCAACCTCGACGCGGCCATCGCACAAAAGGCGGGAAGCGTCCTGCAAAATTACTTCCGCTACTTCGAATCGGCTGTCCTGGAGGCGCACGCCCAGGGGCAGATCTGCGTCAGCAATCCTTCCGCGGCGGCGCGCTGGCTGTTCAACTATTTCGAAGGGACCCTTGCCAACTCCCGCATCCACAACGACCCCGAACTGCTGCACGACCTTTCGGCCGGCGCATTACAACTCCTCGGGGCGAAGTAA
- a CDS encoding MarR family winged helix-turn-helix transcriptional regulator codes for MARNYTPRDIIDLVARIREAANLLIERELLARGLAGVVPAHGLVFAFLFRQNEPVPIKALVQQSGRVKSTVTGMVNTLEKHGYIYKQDCSGDGRSTLIGLTEKGKAIRKDFEEISTLLGEQVYGDMPQDDRQHVVELLTVIEQNLNR; via the coding sequence ATGGCGAGAAACTACACACCACGCGACATCATCGACCTGGTTGCGAGAATCCGCGAAGCGGCCAATTTGCTGATCGAAAGAGAACTGCTGGCTCGCGGCCTGGCTGGAGTTGTTCCGGCTCACGGCCTGGTGTTTGCCTTCCTTTTTCGCCAGAACGAGCCAGTCCCCATCAAGGCGCTCGTCCAGCAGTCCGGCAGAGTCAAGTCCACGGTCACGGGAATGGTCAACACCCTGGAAAAGCACGGTTATATCTATAAACAGGATTGCAGCGGAGACGGGCGTTCCACCCTTATCGGCCTCACCGAAAAGGGAAAGGCAATTCGCAAGGACTTCGAGGAGATCTCAACCCTCTTAGGGGAACAGGTTTACGGGGACATGCCACAGGATGATCGCCAGCATGTTGTAGAGTTGCTGACGGTGATCGAGCAAAACCTGAACCGGTAA
- a CDS encoding cupin domain-containing protein, which translates to MERIGDNFKVVSAGSIEELGRVTLHEQLSLTGSEISVNELPAGVTVPFVHAHRQNEEVYIILNGKGTFYVDGDEFAVEAGDVVRIDPAGARCITASPEDSIRFICIQTAANSLVQFTQDDGVPVEVKPSWFK; encoded by the coding sequence ATGGAAAGAATCGGAGATAACTTCAAGGTAGTTTCGGCCGGTAGCATCGAGGAACTTGGACGAGTGACGCTGCATGAGCAACTGTCGCTCACAGGTTCGGAAATATCCGTCAACGAACTGCCAGCGGGTGTCACTGTGCCGTTTGTTCACGCACACAGACAGAACGAAGAGGTCTACATCATCCTGAATGGCAAAGGTACCTTTTATGTCGATGGAGACGAGTTCGCCGTCGAAGCTGGAGACGTCGTGCGCATCGATCCGGCCGGCGCAAGATGCATCACCGCCTCCCCGGAAGACTCCATCAGGTTCATCTGCATTCAGACCGCGGCGAACAGCCTTGTGCAATTCACGCAGGATGACGGCGTTCCGGTCGAGGTCAAACCGTCCTGGTTCAAGTAG